Proteins encoded together in one Campylobacter peloridis LMG 23910 window:
- the pyrE gene encoding orotate phosphoribosyltransferase: MNLEQIYKDCGAYLQGHFLLSSGKHSEFYLQSAKVLENPKLAAKLCDELAKIITSFNIEFDSICSPALGGILAGYELARACNKRFIFTERVDGIMSLRRGFEVKKGERFIICEDIITTGGSALESAKLIQDLGGEVLAFSALANRGFCAVKNLNNPRKENAKLPQDLPLFALGNFEFDIYEASQCELCKKGTKAIKPGSRGN, from the coding sequence ATGAATTTAGAACAAATTTATAAAGATTGTGGTGCTTATTTGCAAGGGCATTTTTTGCTTAGCTCAGGAAAGCATTCTGAGTTTTATTTGCAAAGTGCTAAAGTTTTAGAAAATCCAAAACTTGCTGCAAAACTTTGCGATGAGCTTGCAAAAATTATCACTAGCTTTAATATAGAATTTGATAGCATTTGTTCTCCAGCACTTGGAGGAATTTTAGCAGGCTATGAGCTTGCTAGAGCTTGCAATAAGCGTTTTATCTTCACCGAAAGAGTTGATGGGATAATGAGTCTTAGACGCGGTTTTGAAGTAAAAAAAGGCGAAAGATTTATTATTTGTGAAGATATCATCACAACAGGGGGTTCAGCTTTAGAAAGTGCTAAACTTATACAAGATTTAGGTGGTGAAGTTTTAGCTTTTAGTGCTTTAGCAAATCGTGGTTTTTGTGCGGTTAAAAATTTAAATAACCCTAGAAAAGAAAATGCTAAATTACCTCAAGATTTACCGCTTTTTGCCTTGGGTAATTTTGAATTTGACATTTATGAAGCAAGCCAATGTGAGCTTTGTAAAAAAGGAACAAAGGCTATTAAACCAGGTAGTCGTGGTAACTAA
- a CDS encoding Bax inhibitor-1/YccA family protein — translation MSLYDRDYSNSKTQEFEGYARSDLSVFIKQTYQLFAASLLAATAGAYVGIFALAHLFAQSQATFWILFIVEIGLLFALQWKKREAPLNLILLFAFTFCSGLTLTPLLYSVLALPAGASIIAQAFALTTVAFGALSIFAMNTKKDFTMMGKMLFIALIVIVVASLINLFFQSSVLSLAISAIGAILFSFYILYDTQNIIRGNYETPIEGAVALYLDFINLFISLLNILRSFNSR, via the coding sequence ATGAGTCTTTATGATAGAGATTATTCTAACTCTAAAACTCAAGAATTTGAAGGTTATGCTAGAAGTGATTTAAGTGTTTTTATTAAGCAAACTTATCAGCTTTTTGCCGCTTCGTTATTAGCAGCAACAGCAGGTGCTTATGTGGGAATTTTTGCCCTAGCACATTTATTTGCTCAATCTCAAGCAACTTTTTGGATTTTATTTATCGTTGAGATTGGTTTATTGTTTGCTTTACAATGGAAAAAAAGAGAAGCACCGCTTAATTTGATTTTACTTTTTGCCTTTACTTTTTGTTCAGGGCTTACTCTTACTCCGCTTTTATATTCTGTTTTAGCACTTCCTGCTGGAGCTAGTATTATCGCTCAAGCTTTTGCTTTAACAACCGTAGCTTTTGGAGCTTTGAGTATTTTTGCTATGAATACAAAAAAAGATTTTACTATGATGGGAAAAATGCTTTTTATAGCATTAATCGTTATCGTGGTAGCTTCTTTGATTAATCTATTTTTTCAAAGTTCAGTTTTAAGTTTAGCAATTTCTGCTATAGGAGCGATTTTATTTTCTTTTTACATTCTTTATGATACACAAAATATCATTAGAGGAAACTATGAAACTCCTATTGAAGGTGCAGTAGCACTTTATCTTGATTTTATCAATCTTTTTATCTCTCTTCTTAATATCTTAAGAAGTTTTAATAGTAGATAA
- a CDS encoding carbonic anhydrase beta, translating into MKNLIEGALKFMQEDFKEHAELFESLKNKQNPHTLFIGCADSRVIPNLITNTGPGELFVIRNIGNIIPPYRVGDDFLATTSAIEYAFNSLHIKNIIVCGHSNCGGCAALYASENDLKNMPNVKKWLTLLEPIKIKVSQVAKDDIAMRAWMTEKMNLVNSLQNLLTYPGIEEALNKKEIELHAWYYIIETGEIYEYDFNFENFILIQERIKKS; encoded by the coding sequence TTGAAAAATTTGATCGAAGGTGCTTTAAAATTTATGCAAGAGGATTTTAAAGAGCATGCAGAACTTTTTGAAAGTTTAAAAAACAAGCAAAACCCTCATACGCTTTTTATAGGTTGTGCTGATTCTAGAGTGATTCCAAATTTAATCACCAACACAGGTCCAGGTGAGCTTTTTGTTATAAGAAATATAGGCAATATAATTCCACCTTATAGAGTAGGTGATGATTTTTTAGCGACTACTTCAGCTATTGAGTATGCTTTTAATTCTTTGCATATTAAAAATATTATAGTTTGCGGCCATAGCAATTGTGGTGGCTGTGCGGCTTTATATGCTAGTGAAAATGATTTAAAGAATATGCCTAATGTTAAAAAATGGCTTACCTTGCTTGAGCCAATAAAAATCAAAGTTTCTCAGGTTGCTAAAGACGATATAGCAATGAGAGCTTGGATGACTGAGAAGATGAACTTAGTTAATTCTTTGCAAAATTTGCTTACTTATCCAGGGATAGAAGAAGCTTTAAATAAAAAAGAAATAGAACTTCATGCTTGGTATTACATCATAGAAACGGGTGAAATTTATGAGTATGATTTTAATTTTGAAAATTTTATACTTATACAAGAGAGGATAAAAAAATCATGA
- a CDS encoding aerobic ribonucleoside-diphosphate reductase Ia, B2 protein subunit NrdB: MNRKRIYNPKSNETLNDRKVFNGNPHGILNFTKAKYTWALKLWDLMEANTWFPKEVDTTKDALDYRCNLTLAEKRMYDLVWSQLISMDSFQTNNLADNINPYITAPEINAVLARQAYEEANHSKSYAVMVEAICENTDLIYEMEKHDETLREKNDFISSIYEELAGEVDDNKLLLAMVANQILEGVYFYSGFTAIYALARAGKMLGSAQMIRFIQRDEITHLLLFQNMINSVRKERADLFHDENINKIYDMFKKAGELEIKWGKYITQNQIMGFTDDIIEEYIHYLVDQRLTAINLDKIYNAKHPIKWVDDFSKFNDQKSNFFESKVTNYSKGSLSFDDF; this comes from the coding sequence ATGAATAGAAAAAGAATTTATAATCCAAAATCAAATGAAACCTTAAATGATAGAAAGGTTTTTAATGGTAATCCACATGGTATTTTAAATTTTACCAAGGCAAAATACACTTGGGCTTTGAAACTTTGGGATTTAATGGAAGCAAATACTTGGTTTCCAAAAGAGGTAGATACAACAAAAGATGCGCTTGATTATCGTTGTAATCTTACTTTAGCTGAAAAAAGAATGTATGATTTGGTATGGTCTCAACTCATTTCTATGGATAGCTTTCAAACAAACAATTTAGCTGATAATATCAACCCTTATATCACTGCACCTGAAATCAATGCAGTTTTAGCACGCCAAGCCTATGAAGAGGCTAATCATTCAAAATCTTATGCGGTTATGGTAGAAGCTATTTGTGAAAATACAGATTTAATCTATGAAATGGAAAAACATGATGAGACTTTAAGAGAAAAAAATGATTTTATTTCAAGCATTTATGAAGAATTAGCCGGTGAAGTAGATGATAATAAACTTTTGCTTGCTATGGTGGCTAATCAAATTTTAGAAGGGGTGTATTTTTATAGTGGATTTACAGCTATTTATGCTCTAGCGCGTGCGGGCAAAATGCTAGGCTCAGCGCAAATGATTCGTTTTATACAAAGAGATGAAATAACGCATTTATTATTATTTCAAAATATGATAAATTCAGTGCGTAAAGAAAGAGCAGATTTATTTCACGATGAAAATATCAATAAAATTTATGATATGTTTAAAAAGGCTGGAGAACTTGAAATAAAATGGGGCAAATACATCACCCAAAATCAAATCATGGGCTTTACAGATGATATCATAGAAGAATACATCCATTATCTTGTTGATCAAAGGCTTACAGCCATTAATCTTGATAAAATTTACAATGCTAAACATCCTATTAAATGGGTGGATGATTTTTCTAAATTTAACGATCAAAAAAGTAACTTTTTTGAAAGCAAGGTGACTAATTATTCTAAAGGGAGTTTAAGTTTTGATGACTTTTAG
- the secG gene encoding preprotein translocase subunit SecG, whose translation MITLLIILQFAIVVVICIAVLLQKSSSIGLGAYSGSNESLFGAKGPAGFLAKFTFVMGIILIANTIALSYMYNNANNNSLAEKAEQILPKAPDANTTIPVAPSAPISETNSSK comes from the coding sequence ATGATTACTCTTTTGATTATTTTGCAATTTGCGATTGTTGTTGTTATTTGTATTGCAGTTTTATTGCAAAAAAGTTCAAGCATAGGACTTGGTGCATATAGTGGAAGCAATGAAAGTTTATTTGGTGCTAAAGGTCCTGCTGGTTTTTTAGCTAAATTTACCTTTGTAATGGGCATAATACTTATTGCCAATACAATAGCCTTAAGCTATATGTATAACAATGCCAATAATAACTCACTTGCTGAAAAGGCTGAACAAATTTTACCAAAAGCACCAGATGCAAACACTACTATCCCAGTTGCACCAAGTGCACCAATAAGCGAAACAAACTCTAGCAAATAA
- a CDS encoding RDD family protein, which yields MKTKAKIASRFLRFKAFLIDIFLLYVPILYLFYFTLGSKEAFLNNQFIIFLCPLFFGLLQTLFLAKKAQSPGLKAYDLYLIDIKNGQKLNFIRIFLRYIIFIISFGLLIGFLVSFIRKDTLTLHDILSQSAIVRKVSNE from the coding sequence ATGAAAACTAAAGCAAAAATCGCGTCTCGTTTTTTGAGATTTAAAGCTTTTTTAATTGACATATTTTTGCTTTATGTGCCTATTTTATACCTGTTTTATTTTACTCTTGGTTCTAAAGAAGCTTTTTTAAATAATCAGTTTATTATCTTTTTATGTCCTTTATTTTTTGGACTACTTCAAACTTTATTTTTGGCTAAAAAAGCTCAAAGTCCAGGGTTAAAAGCCTATGATTTATATTTGATTGATATAAAAAATGGGCAAAAATTAAATTTTATACGAATTTTTTTGCGTTATATTATTTTTATCATAAGCTTTGGCTTACTAATTGGTTTTTTAGTAAGTTTTATTAGAAAAGATACTCTAACTTTACATGATATATTAAGCCAAAGTGCTATTGTAAGAAAGGTTAGCAATGAATAG
- the frr gene encoding ribosome recycling factor — translation MLNEIFTKQKEYCEKSLEALKKDFTTLRTGKVNINILDHIHVDYYGTQTPLNQVATVLATDASTISISPWEKTMLKAIESAIAAANIGVNPNNDGESVKLFFPPMTREQREENVKHAKAMGEKAKVSIRNIRKDANDGVKKLEKDKAISEDEAKKAYDEVQKLTDTYTARVDELVKNKEAELLKV, via the coding sequence ATGCTTAATGAAATTTTTACCAAACAAAAAGAATACTGCGAAAAAAGCTTAGAAGCTTTAAAAAAAGACTTCACTACACTAAGAACAGGCAAGGTTAATATCAATATACTTGATCATATTCATGTAGATTATTATGGAACACAAACCCCCTTAAATCAAGTAGCTACCGTATTGGCAACCGATGCTTCAACCATAAGCATTAGTCCTTGGGAGAAAACCATGCTAAAAGCTATAGAAAGTGCAATAGCTGCTGCAAATATAGGGGTTAATCCTAACAATGATGGCGAAAGCGTGAAATTGTTTTTTCCGCCTATGACAAGAGAACAAAGAGAAGAAAATGTTAAACACGCAAAAGCAATGGGTGAAAAAGCTAAAGTTTCTATAAGAAATATCAGAAAAGACGCTAATGATGGGGTAAAAAAACTAGAAAAAGATAAAGCAATATCAGAAGATGAAGCTAAAAAAGCTTATGATGAAGTTCAAAAACTAACAGATACTTACACAGCAAGAGTTGATGAATTGGTAAAAAATAAAGAAGCAGAACTTTTAAAGGTTTGA